The Vicinamibacterales bacterium genome has a segment encoding these proteins:
- a CDS encoding aldolase/citrate lyase family protein produces the protein MRSRMALAALGVSVLGTLAAGQDRPGQHLNPMIDLHLQKKPIFGLYAPRNPRGAAAAKTAAELARDAVAYEKSDFIFDGSMEGGVDRAIGPFTEFMRGLADAAPAAVRWKHPVSVKTPEIAPDPAKAVENISRQLNLGASTIVFVGVESAAELQQGLAATRFKSRGGTRPDDVGAAPAYWGLSEAEYRDKADLWPLNPKGELTTWAIVESKAGLAKVREIAAVKGISVLFPGAGTLRGVFTATGADGQRSFDQAGWEAAIQQVLAACKEFDVPCGYPATESDIETRIKQGFSVFIMNWGEPGFRAVEIGRKAAGR, from the coding sequence ATGCGATCACGAATGGCGCTGGCCGCATTGGGGGTGAGCGTGCTCGGCACGCTGGCTGCCGGACAGGACAGACCCGGTCAGCACCTGAACCCGATGATCGATCTTCACCTCCAGAAGAAGCCGATCTTCGGTCTCTACGCGCCCCGCAATCCGCGCGGCGCCGCCGCGGCGAAGACGGCGGCGGAACTCGCCAGGGACGCGGTCGCTTACGAGAAGAGCGACTTCATCTTCGACGGCTCGATGGAAGGCGGCGTAGATCGGGCGATCGGTCCGTTCACGGAATTCATGCGCGGTCTCGCCGACGCGGCGCCGGCGGCGGTTCGCTGGAAGCATCCGGTGTCGGTGAAGACGCCGGAGATCGCGCCCGACCCCGCCAAGGCGGTCGAGAACATCAGCCGCCAGTTGAACCTGGGCGCGTCGACGATCGTGTTCGTCGGCGTCGAGAGCGCCGCCGAACTCCAGCAGGGGCTCGCGGCAACGCGGTTCAAATCGAGAGGGGGCACGCGCCCCGACGACGTCGGCGCGGCGCCGGCGTATTGGGGCCTCTCGGAGGCGGAGTACCGCGACAAGGCGGATCTCTGGCCGTTGAATCCGAAAGGGGAGCTCACCACCTGGGCGATCGTCGAGAGCAAGGCCGGGCTCGCCAAGGTTCGTGAGATCGCCGCGGTCAAAGGGATCAGCGTGCTGTTTCCCGGCGCCGGCACGCTGCGCGGCGTGTTCACCGCAACCGGCGCCGACGGCCAGCGCAGCTTCGACCAGGCGGGCTGGGAAGCCGCGATCCAGCAGGTGCTGGCCGCGTGCAAGGAGTTCGACGTGCCCTGCGGCTATCCGGCGACCGAGAGCGACATCGAGACGCGCATCAAGCAGGGCTTCAGCGTGTTCATCATGAACTGGGGCGAACCCGGCTTCCGCGCCGTCGAGATAGGCCGCAAGGCTGCAGGGCGCTAG
- a CDS encoding MFS transporter yields MVSAEGCSLDARSTPRAYYGWWVVLVAAAAMVGTLPGRTQGLGLITEPLLRDLGLDRVTFAQLNLWGTLAGALFGIGIGRLMDRFGARSVLTAVAVVLGAIVCAMSQVQSLAALAVSITLTRGFGQSALSVISIATVGHWFVRRIDAAMAIYSIVLSVGFMAAFPAVGWAVQAHGWRAAWLAVGLSILVGLAPLCWLVVRRSPADLGLEPDGDSKGVRPGSDPFSAPGDGPKGTRPGSDPFSVPWRVAVTQPAFWVFALGTALYGLVASGIGLFNESILAERRFGPEVYYQTLAVTAMTGLAGNFLGGWLATKAPLGRLLAASLFTLAAGLLMLPAVSTIAHVMVWASAMGIGGGILMVLFFSVWPRFYGRRDLGRIQGTAQALTVAGSAVGPLLLAVCVAWTGSYAGMFRILAAIVAANGIAALAVKRRTS; encoded by the coding sequence ATGGTTTCCGCCGAAGGGTGCTCCCTCGACGCGCGCTCCACCCCCCGCGCGTACTACGGGTGGTGGGTGGTGCTGGTGGCCGCCGCCGCGATGGTGGGCACGCTGCCCGGACGGACGCAAGGACTCGGTCTCATTACCGAGCCGCTGCTCCGCGATCTGGGACTCGATCGCGTCACGTTCGCGCAGCTGAATCTCTGGGGCACGCTGGCCGGCGCGCTCTTCGGGATCGGCATCGGGCGGCTGATGGATCGCTTCGGTGCACGATCCGTGCTCACGGCGGTGGCGGTGGTCCTCGGCGCGATCGTCTGCGCGATGTCACAGGTACAGAGCCTGGCGGCGCTGGCTGTGTCGATTACGCTCACGCGCGGATTCGGCCAGAGTGCGCTCTCGGTCATCAGCATCGCGACCGTCGGCCACTGGTTCGTCCGCCGCATCGACGCCGCGATGGCGATCTACAGCATCGTCCTCAGCGTGGGCTTCATGGCTGCCTTTCCCGCGGTCGGCTGGGCGGTGCAGGCGCACGGCTGGCGCGCGGCCTGGCTCGCGGTCGGCCTGTCGATTCTCGTGGGACTGGCGCCGCTCTGCTGGCTGGTCGTCCGCCGCTCGCCCGCCGATCTTGGCCTGGAGCCGGACGGGGACTCAAAAGGGGTCAGACCCGGGTCTGACCCCTTTTCGGCGCCCGGCGACGGCCCAAAAGGAACCAGACCCGGGTCTGACCCCTTTTCGGTGCCGTGGCGGGTCGCGGTTACCCAGCCGGCGTTCTGGGTGTTCGCTCTTGGCACAGCGCTTTACGGTCTTGTCGCCTCGGGCATCGGCCTGTTCAACGAATCGATCCTCGCCGAACGGCGGTTCGGACCCGAGGTCTACTACCAGACCCTCGCCGTCACGGCCATGACCGGGCTCGCTGGAAACTTCCTCGGGGGGTGGCTGGCGACGAAAGCGCCGCTCGGACGGCTGCTCGCCGCCTCGTTGTTCACGCTCGCCGCCGGCCTGCTCATGCTGCCCGCCGTCTCAACGATCGCGCACGTCATGGTCTGGGCGTCGGCGATGGGCATTGGCGGCGGCATCCTGATGGTGCTGTTCTTCAGCGTGTGGCCGCGCTTCTACGGCCGCCGCGACCTCGGCCGCATCCAGGGGACGGCGCAGGCGCTCACCGTCGCCGGGTCCGCCGTCGGCCCGCTGCTGCTCGCCGTGTGCGTGGCGTGGACGGGCAGCTACGCCGGCATGTTCCGCATTCTGGCCGCGATCGTCGCAGCGAACGGCATCGCGGCGCTCGCCGTGAAACGGAGGACGTCATGA
- a CDS encoding type IV pilus twitching motility protein PilT — protein MSETPPPIDQLFRAMVAQGASDLHLCVGSAPMVRKDGHMQALDPAAAHLTSQDVVQLLAPIIPEKNRKEYTDRHDTDFAYEIAQLARFRSNVFADRRGPGAVFRVIPSKILTAEQLGLSPHILNLCSLNKGLVLVTGPTGSGKSTTLCAMIDYINRTRQDHIITIEDPIEFVHENQRCLINQREVRTHTDSFKDALRAALREDPDIILVGELRDLETVAIAIETAETGHLVFGTLHTTTAASTVDRVIDQFPADRQAQIRVMLSESLKGVIAQTLCRKIGGGRVAALEVLIATQAVSNLIREGKTFQIPSIMQVNKANGMVSLNDALMDLVTKKLVEPAEAYAKAVDKAGFDASLKRAGININPVGEAKKAAQG, from the coding sequence TTGAGCGAGACTCCTCCTCCGATCGATCAACTGTTCCGCGCGATGGTGGCGCAGGGCGCGTCCGATCTCCACTTGTGCGTCGGCTCGGCGCCGATGGTGCGCAAGGACGGCCACATGCAGGCGCTCGATCCGGCCGCGGCGCACCTCACCTCGCAGGACGTCGTCCAGCTGCTCGCGCCGATCATTCCCGAGAAGAACCGGAAGGAGTACACCGACCGGCACGACACCGACTTCGCCTACGAGATCGCGCAGCTCGCCCGCTTCCGATCCAACGTCTTCGCCGACCGCCGCGGACCGGGTGCGGTGTTCCGCGTCATTCCGTCGAAGATTCTCACCGCCGAGCAGCTCGGGCTGTCGCCGCACATTCTCAATCTCTGCTCGCTGAACAAGGGACTGGTGCTCGTCACCGGCCCGACCGGATCGGGCAAGTCGACGACGCTCTGCGCGATGATCGATTACATCAACCGCACTCGGCAGGATCACATCATCACGATCGAGGATCCGATCGAGTTCGTGCACGAGAACCAGCGGTGCCTGATCAACCAGCGCGAGGTCCGCACCCACACCGATTCGTTCAAGGACGCGCTGCGCGCCGCGCTGCGCGAGGACCCGGACATCATTCTCGTCGGCGAGCTGCGCGACCTGGAGACGGTGGCGATCGCGATCGAGACCGCCGAAACCGGCCACCTGGTGTTCGGCACGCTGCACACGACCACCGCCGCCTCCACAGTGGATCGCGTCATCGATCAGTTCCCCGCGGATCGCCAGGCGCAGATCCGCGTGATGCTGTCGGAGTCGCTGAAGGGGGTCATCGCGCAGACGCTGTGCCGCAAGATCGGCGGCGGCCGTGTGGCGGCGCTCGAGGTGCTGATCGCGACGCAGGCCGTCAGCAACCTGATCCGCGAGGGCAAGACCTTCCAGATCCCCTCGATCATGCAGGTGAACAAGGCGAACGGGATGGTGAGCCTGAACGACGCGTTGATGGACCTGGTGACGAAGAAGCTGGTCGAACCCGCCGAAGCCTACGCGAAGGCGGTCGACAAGGCCGGCTTCGACGCCTCGCTGAAGCGCGCCGGCATCAACATCAATCCCGTGGGGGAAGCGAAGAAGGCGGCTCAGGGCTGA
- a CDS encoding alpha/beta hydrolase, with translation MAVPALGLLVRYRRDLHAARARLDAVDRHAVSTPWGAVEYAERGAGEPVLVVHGIFQNCVSGLISVRDLLAGRRLIAPSRFGYLGSSMPPDATPAAQADAFAALLDALDIRSIDVVAVSAGATSALQLALRHPDRVKHLAVLVGNLPGSPTAVVQPRWTKRSGRQFVMWALWTLVPSVMVRMVAAVPESFVMSPDDVRNVDELIDSMFPMSREGFNFDLFVSNADVNSCALEQISVPTLIAHTNDDQLASHEASRRAAERIPGARFVSLDSGGHLMLGQQKKGRDALADFFAGAKDRAAEPVAS, from the coding sequence GTGGCAGTCCCCGCGCTGGGGCTGCTCGTCCGCTACCGCCGGGATCTGCATGCGGCGCGGGCGCGCCTGGACGCCGTCGACCGCCACGCCGTCTCGACCCCATGGGGCGCCGTCGAGTACGCGGAACGCGGCGCCGGCGAGCCCGTCCTCGTCGTGCACGGGATCTTTCAGAACTGCGTCAGCGGACTGATCTCGGTCCGCGATCTGCTCGCCGGCCGGCGGCTCATCGCGCCGTCCCGGTTCGGCTACCTCGGCTCGAGCATGCCGCCCGACGCGACGCCTGCGGCGCAGGCCGACGCGTTCGCGGCGCTGCTCGATGCGCTCGACATTCGAAGCATCGACGTCGTCGCGGTCTCGGCCGGCGCCACCTCCGCGCTGCAGCTGGCGCTGCGGCACCCTGACCGGGTGAAGCATCTCGCCGTGCTGGTGGGAAACCTGCCGGGCAGTCCCACCGCCGTCGTCCAGCCGCGATGGACGAAGCGAAGCGGCCGGCAGTTCGTGATGTGGGCGCTGTGGACGCTTGTTCCGTCGGTGATGGTCCGCATGGTCGCGGCCGTTCCCGAAAGCTTCGTGATGTCGCCGGACGACGTCCGGAATGTCGACGAGCTGATCGACAGCATGTTCCCGATGAGCCGCGAGGGGTTCAACTTCGACCTCTTCGTCTCGAACGCAGACGTCAACAGCTGCGCGCTCGAGCAGATCAGCGTCCCCACGCTGATCGCGCACACCAACGACGACCAGCTCGCCTCGCACGAGGCGAGCCGGCGCGCGGCCGAACGCATCCCCGGCGCTCGATTCGTCAGTCTCGATTCGGGAGGCCATCTCATGCTCGGTCAGCAGAAGAAGGGACGCGACGCGCTCGCCGACTTCTTTGCCGGCGCAAAGGATCGCGCCGCGGAGCCGGTGGCATCCTGA
- a CDS encoding MarR family transcriptional regulator: MTTSISSRSTVPAADLQGDAEALQAAVAELVRVYQFRDRDRICCHDVSVTQCYALETLVERGPMRLRALAERLFLDKSTASRVVNALVRKGYVEQRPDATDGRAMLLDATPAGRRLCGRIWSDLVAQQKQLLGDLAPDIRAGVVQVIQRLARAADARFRSGAAGGCCGPGCETAACA; encoded by the coding sequence ATGACGACGAGCATCTCATCCCGATCGACCGTGCCGGCAGCCGACCTCCAGGGGGACGCCGAGGCCCTGCAGGCGGCCGTGGCCGAGCTGGTGCGCGTGTACCAGTTCCGCGATCGCGATCGCATCTGCTGCCATGACGTGTCGGTGACGCAGTGCTACGCCCTCGAGACACTGGTCGAGCGTGGGCCGATGCGGCTGCGAGCGCTGGCGGAGCGCCTGTTCCTGGACAAGAGCACCGCCAGCCGCGTCGTGAACGCGTTGGTGCGAAAGGGTTACGTCGAACAGCGCCCGGACGCCACGGATGGGCGCGCGATGCTGCTCGACGCCACGCCGGCGGGGCGGCGGTTGTGTGGGCGGATCTGGTCGGATCTCGTCGCGCAGCAGAAGCAGCTGCTGGGGGATCTGGCTCCCGACATTCGTGCCGGTGTCGTCCAGGTGATTCAGCGGCTCGCCCGTGCCGCCGACGCACGATTCCGGTCGGGCGCGGCCGGCGGCTGCTGCGGTCCAGGCTGCGAAACCGCGGCCTGCGCGTGA
- a CDS encoding arsenite methyltransferase yields the protein MSTTRVQDAVREKYGEIARSVGASGCCGPTACGCGDPITSNLYASSETEGLPAEAVAVSLGCGNPTALIELTPGETVLDLGSGGGIDVLLSAKRVGPTGKVYGLDMTDDMLALARENQRKAGAANVEFLKGTIEAIPLPDQSVDVIISNCVINLSVDKDAVLREAFRVLKPGGRFAVSDVVIRGEVAPEIRRSLELWVGCVAGALRDEEYVSKLRAAGFADPTVEAWRVYRVEDARAFLAGAGLDVDRIAADVDGRIASAFIRARKPEAKTCCGPTCCS from the coding sequence ATGTCCACGACACGCGTTCAGGATGCGGTTCGCGAAAAATACGGCGAGATTGCCCGCTCGGTTGGCGCATCGGGGTGTTGCGGCCCGACCGCCTGCGGGTGCGGCGACCCGATCACCTCCAACCTGTACGCGAGCTCCGAAACCGAGGGGCTTCCCGCAGAGGCGGTCGCCGTCTCGCTCGGCTGCGGCAACCCCACGGCGCTCATCGAGCTGACGCCCGGCGAGACCGTGCTCGATCTCGGATCCGGTGGCGGGATCGACGTGCTGCTGTCGGCGAAGCGCGTCGGGCCGACCGGCAAGGTGTACGGCCTGGACATGACGGACGACATGCTGGCCCTTGCCCGTGAGAATCAGCGCAAGGCCGGCGCGGCCAACGTCGAGTTCCTCAAGGGCACCATCGAGGCAATTCCGCTTCCCGACCAGTCCGTCGACGTCATCATCTCCAATTGCGTGATCAATCTGTCGGTCGACAAGGATGCGGTGCTCCGCGAGGCCTTCCGCGTCCTGAAACCCGGCGGCCGCTTCGCCGTGTCCGACGTGGTCATTCGCGGTGAGGTCGCGCCGGAGATTCGTCGCAGCCTGGAGCTCTGGGTCGGGTGTGTCGCGGGCGCGCTTCGCGACGAGGAGTACGTTTCGAAACTGCGGGCGGCGGGGTTCGCCGACCCGACGGTCGAGGCGTGGCGGGTATATCGGGTCGAGGACGCGCGGGCGTTTCTCGCCGGCGCCGGTCTCGACGTGGATCGCATTGCCGCCGACGTCGACGGCAGGATCGCCAGCGCGTTCATCCGTGCGCGAAAGCCCGAAGCGAAGACATGCTGCGGCCCGACCTGCTGCTCGTAG
- a CDS encoding STAS domain-containing protein: MRQFSLTSIRDAHRVLVRACGRLVLGRGAHDALWTPHLDEAATHVALDLSCVTDLDARGVGLLAALVRRARQHGGTVTVVAASRVVQRLGEMTRLDRALPGAWHEQSGRAAAQSCLSAAG; the protein is encoded by the coding sequence GTGCGTCAGTTTTCGCTCACGTCGATCCGCGACGCACACCGGGTGCTCGTGCGCGCCTGCGGCCGGCTGGTGCTGGGCCGCGGTGCGCACGACGCGCTGTGGACGCCGCACCTGGACGAGGCCGCCACGCATGTGGCGCTCGATCTGTCGTGCGTGACCGACCTGGATGCACGAGGGGTCGGCCTTCTCGCCGCTCTCGTTCGGCGCGCTCGACAGCATGGCGGAACGGTAACGGTGGTCGCCGCCAGCCGCGTCGTTCAGCGGCTTGGTGAAATGACGCGCCTGGATCGCGCACTGCCAGGCGCGTGGCATGAACAGAGTGGCCGCGCGGCCGCTCAGTCGTGCCTGAGCGCGGCAGGATAA
- a CDS encoding putative zinc-binding protein, which produces MEDYTPDFSVAVQGVKGLCPAGEAYARRNIENRKIPVLSCEGPCIRGDIARLAANLVANEVPGFARACHAEAFFVPHSAMARWVKDANQTIMIDGCFLKCHGRVLKTLIPEDRVVHIDALPMYKKYTDIFSMDDVPEEERKAVARRVADRIIATLKDRQPATIAATGL; this is translated from the coding sequence ATGGAAGACTACACACCCGATTTCTCCGTCGCCGTGCAAGGCGTCAAGGGATTGTGTCCGGCAGGCGAGGCGTACGCCAGGCGCAACATCGAAAACAGGAAGATCCCCGTACTCTCATGCGAGGGACCGTGCATCCGAGGCGACATCGCCAGGCTCGCCGCAAACCTGGTCGCCAACGAAGTGCCGGGGTTTGCCCGCGCGTGCCACGCCGAAGCGTTTTTCGTGCCTCATTCGGCAATGGCGCGCTGGGTCAAGGACGCCAACCAGACAATCATGATCGACGGCTGCTTTCTGAAGTGCCATGGACGCGTCCTCAAGACGCTCATTCCCGAAGACAGAGTCGTCCATATTGATGCTCTGCCCATGTACAAGAAGTACACGGACATCTTCTCGATGGACGACGTACCCGAAGAGGAACGCAAGGCCGTCGCCCGGCGGGTCGCGGACCGGATCATTGCGACGCTGAAGGACCGCCAGCCAGCAACGATTGCCGCCACCGGGCTCTGA
- a CDS encoding elongation factor P: MAALIEAIEIKRKMFFEYEGAPYHVIDVEVSRPTARGGQTLVRIKMRNLLTRAVFDKTFKAGEKFAEPDLEMVDAMFQYADSAGFHFMDQESFDTMTLRPEIVGDDRLLLVDNLLVQVQKWNGGPIGLQFPPHIELAVVATEPGVRGDTASGGVTKNATLETGLEIRVPLFIKEGEKVKVHTETREFAGRA, translated from the coding sequence ATGGCTGCGCTGATTGAAGCAATCGAGATCAAGCGGAAGATGTTCTTCGAGTACGAGGGCGCCCCGTATCACGTCATCGACGTCGAGGTTTCCCGCCCGACGGCGCGAGGCGGCCAGACGCTGGTCCGCATCAAGATGCGCAACCTGCTCACCCGCGCAGTGTTCGACAAGACGTTCAAGGCGGGCGAGAAGTTCGCCGAGCCGGATCTGGAAATGGTCGACGCGATGTTCCAGTACGCCGACAGCGCCGGCTTCCACTTCATGGACCAGGAATCGTTCGACACGATGACGCTGCGCCCCGAGATCGTCGGCGACGATCGGCTGCTGCTGGTCGACAACCTGCTGGTGCAGGTGCAGAAGTGGAACGGCGGGCCGATCGGGCTCCAGTTCCCGCCGCACATCGAGCTCGCCGTCGTCGCAACCGAACCCGGCGTCCGCGGCGACACCGCCAGCGGCGGCGTCACGAAGAACGCGACGCTGGAGACCGGACTCGAGATCCGCGTCCCGCTGTTCATCAAGGAGGGGGAAAAGGTGAAGGTGCACACCGAGACGCGCGAGTTCGCCGGCCGCGCCTGA
- a CDS encoding outer membrane beta-barrel protein, with the protein MRAAVLACALLLAAPAAASAEWQITPMIGVTFAGKTTITDPDQGTSNRHPALAGSVALLSGGVLGVEGVVSLTPRFFENRDMRTLLTPSGQSPIVDSSYAFAMMGNVVVAAPQKWTEYFLRPFVSGGFGLLRVSKVEGADLLSTNLNLFAYNVGGGAVGFLTRHTGVRFDVRYYSTVTGTYHGPIALGDGDVHVRYMTASLGVVIRPGRPR; encoded by the coding sequence GTGAGAGCGGCCGTTCTTGCCTGCGCGCTGCTGCTGGCAGCGCCCGCCGCCGCTTCTGCCGAGTGGCAGATCACCCCGATGATCGGCGTGACCTTCGCCGGCAAGACGACGATCACCGATCCCGACCAGGGTACATCCAACCGTCACCCGGCCCTCGCCGGGTCGGTCGCCCTGCTCAGCGGCGGCGTGCTCGGCGTCGAAGGAGTGGTGTCACTCACGCCCCGGTTCTTCGAGAACCGCGACATGCGGACGCTGTTGACTCCGTCCGGACAGAGTCCGATCGTCGACAGCAGTTACGCCTTCGCGATGATGGGCAACGTCGTCGTCGCCGCGCCCCAGAAATGGACCGAGTACTTCCTGCGCCCGTTCGTGTCCGGCGGGTTCGGCCTGCTGCGCGTCTCGAAGGTCGAGGGGGCGGATCTGCTGTCGACGAACCTCAACCTGTTCGCCTACAACGTCGGCGGCGGCGCCGTGGGATTTCTCACGCGGCACACCGGCGTGCGATTCGACGTGCGCTACTACAGCACCGTCACCGGGACCTACCACGGCCCGATCGCGTTGGGTGACGGAGACGTGCACGTCCGCTACATGACAGCCTCGCTCGGCGTCGTGATCCGTCCCGGCCGGCCGCGCTGA
- a CDS encoding serine hydrolase domain-containing protein, with amino-acid sequence MRRGILSAGIAVLTTAVLQVALPSAQQPSPLFTQGGSIPVLDSYLEALRQQAGIPGMAAAVMLDGETVWEKGYGFANTATRERVTPDTPFMVGDMSGTLAAVLLLQCVEQRHLELDQPVSRYGLSSPEPDATLRGLLSHAAPGAGRVTGGEPFAYSPERYSSLTALMEWCAPQPYRKSVSHRVLNRLAMRDSVPGTDLIDPNLALPDDLFAPDELERYRTVLQRIAVPYKVTGRTRADRMELPVAPMTASGGLVSTVRDLARLDRALSPNGVLLLDETLAAAWTPAFDRSGQATPMGLGWFVQFHRGERVVWHFGQVPNAYSALILKLPLKRITFILLANSDGLSNPFQLQSGDVTRSLFATIFLKLTT; translated from the coding sequence ATGCGACGCGGGATCCTGTCCGCCGGAATCGCTGTCCTCACCACTGCTGTGCTGCAGGTGGCGCTGCCGTCGGCGCAGCAGCCATCGCCGCTGTTCACGCAGGGCGGCAGCATCCCGGTTCTCGATTCCTATCTCGAGGCGCTTCGCCAGCAGGCGGGCATTCCCGGCATGGCCGCCGCCGTCATGCTGGACGGCGAAACCGTCTGGGAGAAGGGCTACGGCTTCGCGAACACCGCCACGCGCGAGCGCGTCACCCCCGACACGCCGTTCATGGTGGGCGACATGAGCGGCACGCTCGCCGCCGTGCTGCTGCTGCAGTGCGTCGAGCAGCGCCACCTCGAGCTCGATCAGCCGGTGTCGCGCTATGGGCTCTCGTCCCCCGAGCCGGACGCGACGCTCCGCGGCCTGCTCTCACACGCCGCCCCGGGCGCCGGCCGCGTCACCGGCGGCGAGCCGTTCGCCTACAGTCCCGAGCGCTACTCGAGCCTCACCGCCCTGATGGAGTGGTGCGCGCCGCAGCCCTATCGAAAGAGCGTGTCGCACCGCGTGCTGAACCGCCTCGCGATGCGCGATTCGGTTCCGGGCACGGATCTGATCGATCCCAATCTCGCGCTGCCCGACGATCTGTTCGCCCCCGACGAGCTCGAACGCTATCGCACGGTGCTGCAGCGGATCGCGGTGCCCTACAAGGTCACGGGGCGCACCAGGGCGGATCGCATGGAGCTGCCGGTCGCGCCGATGACCGCGTCCGGCGGACTGGTGTCGACGGTGCGCGACCTGGCTCGGCTCGATCGCGCGCTGTCGCCCAATGGCGTCCTGCTGCTGGACGAGACGCTGGCCGCGGCGTGGACCCCCGCGTTCGACCGCAGCGGGCAGGCGACGCCGATGGGCCTCGGCTGGTTCGTCCAGTTCCACCGCGGCGAGCGCGTGGTATGGCACTTCGGCCAGGTGCCGAACGCCTACTCCGCCCTGATCCTCAAGCTGCCGCTCAAGCGGATCACCTTCATCCTGCTCGCCAACAGCGACGGGCTGAGCAATCCGTTCCAGCTGCAGTCGGGCGACGTCACCCGCTCGCTGTTCGCCACGATCTTCCTCAAGCTCACAACCTAG
- a CDS encoding DUF4390 domain-containing protein yields the protein MLSRALILLLMLLGFASSAAAQAQTLHVIPLPRDGEVLVSFKLEESLTDEVRAAINSGLTVKFIYKVDLRRSSAVWVDRTIRSAVVMASVRYDTLTRTYHFSRAIDGRIEFADTTLKEDIAWNWLTRDFARLSLFPGVQLEPNADYYVRVTANASPRNSAFVWPWQGDHALGLGKFTFIR from the coding sequence ATGCTCAGCCGCGCCCTGATTCTGCTCCTCATGCTGCTCGGGTTCGCCTCGAGCGCCGCCGCACAGGCGCAGACGCTTCACGTCATCCCGCTGCCGCGGGACGGCGAGGTGCTCGTCTCGTTCAAGCTCGAGGAATCGTTGACCGACGAGGTCCGGGCGGCCATCAACAGCGGGCTGACGGTCAAGTTCATCTACAAAGTCGATCTGCGGCGCAGTTCGGCCGTATGGGTCGATCGCACGATAAGGTCGGCGGTGGTAATGGCATCGGTGCGGTACGACACGCTGACCCGCACCTACCACTTCTCGCGCGCCATCGACGGCCGGATCGAGTTCGCCGACACCACGCTCAAGGAAGACATCGCGTGGAACTGGCTCACCCGCGACTTCGCGCGCCTGTCGTTGTTTCCCGGCGTCCAGCTCGAGCCGAACGCCGACTACTACGTCCGCGTCACCGCGAACGCCTCGCCCCGCAACTCTGCCTTCGTCTGGCCCTGGCAGGGCGATCACGCGCTGGGACTGGGTAAGTTCACCTTCATCCGGTAG
- a CDS encoding AAA family ATPase codes for MRVAIVGGPGIGKSTLVRQLGDLYHNGSYGEGEQGVWHPGVLEDIEAGRNAVAVTTYFARLYDANYRDAADHDRPGKVIFFEGARITLEAHLAEYPEECHADLRRVLAIGDHWNPDRTIVLTSSTDTVDKHIRLRNRPHEDAENMVRRFRLIDAEFRRLAPTYPNTVVINRDGKEFHDRAGLVDVIRLAGLPPFEEIPYEAGAAGLS; via the coding sequence ATGCGCGTCGCGATCGTCGGCGGCCCCGGCATCGGCAAGAGCACGCTCGTCCGGCAGCTCGGGGACCTGTATCACAACGGCTCGTACGGCGAAGGCGAGCAGGGGGTGTGGCACCCGGGGGTGCTCGAGGACATCGAGGCAGGGCGGAATGCCGTCGCCGTGACGACGTACTTCGCGCGCCTCTACGATGCCAACTACCGCGATGCCGCCGATCACGATCGGCCCGGCAAAGTGATCTTCTTCGAGGGGGCGCGCATCACGCTCGAGGCGCACCTGGCGGAGTACCCCGAGGAGTGCCATGCGGACCTTCGACGGGTGCTCGCGATTGGCGACCACTGGAACCCCGATCGCACGATTGTCCTCACCTCGAGCACCGACACCGTCGACAAGCACATCAGGCTCCGCAACCGGCCGCATGAGGACGCCGAGAACATGGTGCGGCGCTTCCGGCTGATCGACGCCGAGTTCCGCCGTCTGGCGCCCACCTACCCCAATACCGTCGTGATCAACCGCGACGGGAAGGAGTTTCACGACCGGGCCGGCCTCGTCGACGTCATCCGGCTGGCCGGCCTGCCGCCGTTCGAGGAAATCCCCTACGAGGCGGGGGCGGCCGGGTTATCATAG